A genome region from Chryseobacterium indicum includes the following:
- the metH gene encoding methionine synthase yields the protein MKYLRLSGLEPLIITPESNFINVGERTNVAGSKKFLRLIKEEKFGEALDIARHQVEGGAQILDVNFDDGLIDGKASMIKFLNLIASEPDIARIPLMIDSSKWEILEAGLQVAQGKCVVNSISLKGGEEEFIKQAKAIKRYGAAVIVMAFDEVGQADTYERRIEISKRSYDILVNRLNFPAEDIIFDLNIFPVATGMDEHRRNAIDFIEATRWVRQNLPYASVSGGVSNVSFSFRGNDTVREAMHSVFLYHAIQAGMNMGIVNPAMLEVYDEINKELLELVEDVILDKREDATERLLDYSEKHKSVKKEKVEDLEWRNHPLQERITHALVKGIDRFIEEDVEEARLQAEKPLHVIEINLMTGMGVVGDLFGSGKMFLPQVVKSARVMKKAVAYLQPFIEAEKDGTKPANGKILMATVKGDVHDIGKNIVSVVLGCNNYEIVDLGVMVPAEKIIQTAIEEKVDVIGLSGLITPSLDEMVYIAQELERQNLNFPLLIGGATTSKAHTAVKIDLKYKNAVVHVNDASRAVNVVSSLLGDRNKEYVDDLKSEYSEFREKFLNRQVEKDYVSIEEARQNKFKIDWENEEIFTPNQLGITVVENQDLRELLPFIDWSPFFRSWDLHGKYPQILEDEVVGAQAKELFKDAQVILKRILDEKLLTAKAIFGIFKANSNETDDILIFDENNDQKTKFITLRQQAQRSKGKDYLALSDFIAPESSGKTDYMGAFCVTTGFGTDELAQEYEKANDDYNAIMVKALADRFAEAYAEFLHKKVRTEYWGYANQENLTNEELIAEKYKGIRPAPGYPACPDHLEKHAIWDLLKVEENIGVYLTESLAMFPTASVSGYYFGSPHAKYFGLGKIAEDQLKDYSVRKGIALQEARKWLNPNLAD from the coding sequence ATGAAATATTTAAGATTATCGGGGCTTGAGCCTTTGATTATTACACCGGAAAGCAACTTTATCAACGTTGGGGAAAGAACCAATGTTGCCGGTTCAAAGAAATTTTTAAGATTAATAAAAGAAGAAAAATTCGGGGAAGCGCTCGATATTGCACGTCATCAGGTTGAAGGTGGTGCGCAGATTCTCGACGTTAATTTTGACGATGGACTGATCGACGGAAAGGCTTCCATGATTAAATTTTTAAACCTTATTGCCTCAGAACCGGACATCGCAAGAATTCCTCTCATGATCGACTCTTCAAAATGGGAAATTCTGGAAGCCGGATTGCAGGTTGCACAGGGAAAATGTGTGGTCAATTCCATCAGCTTAAAAGGAGGTGAAGAAGAATTCATCAAACAGGCAAAAGCCATCAAAAGATACGGAGCCGCTGTGATTGTCATGGCTTTTGATGAGGTGGGACAAGCCGATACTTACGAACGCAGAATCGAAATTTCAAAACGGTCCTATGATATTTTAGTGAATCGTTTAAATTTCCCTGCCGAAGATATTATTTTCGACTTAAATATTTTCCCTGTGGCAACGGGAATGGATGAACACCGCAGAAATGCCATCGATTTTATTGAAGCAACAAGATGGGTTCGCCAGAATCTTCCGTATGCATCCGTAAGTGGAGGAGTTTCCAATGTTTCGTTCTCGTTCCGTGGAAATGATACGGTGAGAGAAGCGATGCACTCGGTTTTCCTGTATCACGCGATTCAGGCAGGAATGAATATGGGAATCGTAAATCCTGCGATGCTGGAAGTTTATGATGAAATTAATAAAGAACTTCTGGAACTCGTTGAAGACGTGATTCTCGATAAAAGAGAAGATGCTACAGAAAGACTTCTTGATTATTCTGAAAAGCATAAATCCGTTAAGAAAGAAAAGGTTGAAGATTTAGAATGGAGAAATCATCCTTTGCAGGAAAGAATTACCCATGCTTTGGTAAAAGGAATCGACCGTTTTATCGAGGAAGATGTGGAAGAAGCGAGATTACAGGCAGAAAAACCCCTTCATGTGATTGAAATTAATTTAATGACCGGAATGGGCGTTGTCGGAGACCTGTTCGGAAGCGGAAAAATGTTCTTACCGCAGGTGGTAAAATCGGCGAGAGTGATGAAAAAAGCGGTGGCGTATTTACAGCCATTCATCGAAGCGGAAAAAGACGGAACAAAACCTGCCAACGGAAAAATTTTGATGGCAACCGTTAAAGGAGATGTTCATGATATCGGTAAAAATATTGTAAGCGTGGTTTTAGGCTGTAATAATTACGAAATTGTAGATCTTGGCGTAATGGTTCCTGCTGAAAAAATTATTCAGACCGCGATTGAAGAAAAAGTAGATGTGATCGGACTTAGTGGATTAATTACACCGAGTCTGGATGAAATGGTGTACATCGCACAGGAACTGGAAAGACAGAATTTAAATTTCCCTTTGCTGATCGGTGGTGCAACGACATCAAAAGCGCATACTGCTGTAAAAATCGATTTAAAATATAAAAACGCCGTAGTTCATGTCAATGATGCTTCCAGAGCGGTAAACGTGGTAAGTTCATTATTGGGCGACCGAAATAAAGAATATGTTGATGATCTGAAAAGTGAATATTCCGAATTCCGTGAAAAGTTCCTGAACAGACAAGTGGAAAAAGACTACGTTTCTATTGAAGAAGCCAGACAGAATAAGTTTAAAATCGACTGGGAAAATGAAGAAATTTTTACACCCAATCAGTTAGGAATTACCGTTGTTGAAAATCAGGATCTGAGAGAATTATTGCCTTTCATCGACTGGTCGCCGTTTTTCAGAAGCTGGGATCTTCACGGCAAATATCCGCAAATTTTAGAAGATGAGGTTGTAGGAGCTCAGGCAAAAGAGCTATTCAAAGATGCACAGGTGATTTTAAAAAGAATTTTGGATGAAAAGCTATTAACGGCAAAAGCTATTTTCGGAATTTTCAAAGCCAATTCCAACGAAACGGATGATATTTTAATTTTTGATGAAAACAACGATCAGAAAACGAAGTTCATTACTCTGAGACAGCAGGCTCAGCGTTCAAAAGGAAAAGATTATCTGGCGTTAAGCGATTTTATTGCCCCTGAAAGTTCAGGAAAAACCGATTATATGGGAGCCTTCTGTGTAACAACAGGTTTCGGAACGGATGAATTGGCGCAGGAATATGAAAAAGCGAATGACGACTACAACGCGATCATGGTAAAAGCTTTGGCAGACCGTTTCGCAGAAGCTTATGCAGAATTTCTACATAAAAAAGTGAGAACGGAATATTGGGGATATGCGAATCAGGAAAATTTAACCAATGAAGAATTGATTGCCGAAAAGTATAAAGGAATTCGTCCCGCTCCGGGTTATCCTGCGTGTCCGGATCACTTAGAAAAACACGCAATCTGGGATCTACTGAAAGTGGAAGAAAATATCGGTGTTTATCTGACGGAAAGTTTAGCAATGTTCCCAACTGCTTCGGTTTCCGGATACTATTTCGGAAGTCCGCACGCCAAATATTTCGGATTGGGAAAAATTGCGGAAGATCAGCTTAAAGATTATTCGGTAAGAAAAGGAATTGCTTTGCAGGAAGCGAGAAAGTGGCTGAATCCTAATTTAGCAGATTAA
- a CDS encoding fatty acid desaturase family protein yields MEKPIYFKDPQDARLFNELRKKVNQRVEAIPENRDIYIQIKAVILPLVYFGLYVFALLNADQPSVYILSFILMGLSLVLIYLNLIHEAAHNNIFKSKRLNSLVLQIFDFVGANSYIWKKRHISSHHAYPNVDGWDTDIEQSGLLLIVPWIKAKGIQKYQHRFFFLVYPLYLFNWMFIRDFRDFFDSKRVILKTQGAIPVKEKIKMVTYKLFYFFYQIAVPVLFFKVSLGLALEAWFLQVIAASIFALFVLLPLHPLPDNAFPKLDEKNGLPFSWLHHQFEVTNDLKENNWFVRNVLGNFNFHVAHHLFPNYSYAYYNEITEEIEQFAREHNLGYKRFPIFTALGKHVDLLKQNANNAYFILEE; encoded by the coding sequence ATGGAAAAACCTATTTACTTTAAAGATCCGCAGGATGCCAGATTATTTAATGAACTCAGAAAAAAAGTGAACCAAAGAGTAGAAGCCATTCCCGAAAACAGGGATATTTATATTCAGATCAAAGCGGTTATTCTGCCTTTGGTCTATTTTGGTTTATATGTCTTTGCACTTTTAAATGCAGACCAACCTTCTGTTTACATTTTGAGTTTTATTTTAATGGGACTTTCTCTTGTTTTAATTTATCTGAATTTAATTCACGAAGCTGCTCACAATAATATTTTTAAAAGTAAAAGACTGAACAGTCTGGTTTTACAGATTTTCGATTTTGTGGGAGCCAATTCCTACATCTGGAAGAAAAGACACATCTCAAGCCATCACGCATATCCGAATGTAGACGGTTGGGATACGGATATTGAGCAGAGCGGATTGCTGTTAATCGTTCCGTGGATCAAAGCAAAAGGAATTCAGAAATATCAGCATCGCTTTTTCTTTCTGGTCTATCCTTTATATCTGTTCAACTGGATGTTTATCCGCGATTTCAGAGATTTTTTCGATAGCAAAAGAGTGATTCTGAAAACGCAGGGAGCGATTCCGGTAAAAGAAAAAATTAAAATGGTGACGTATAAACTGTTTTACTTTTTCTATCAGATTGCCGTTCCCGTTCTGTTTTTTAAAGTCTCTTTAGGCTTGGCTTTGGAAGCATGGTTTTTACAGGTAATTGCAGCGAGTATTTTTGCGCTTTTTGTCCTGTTGCCTTTGCATCCGCTTCCCGATAACGCCTTCCCGAAACTGGATGAGAAAAACGGACTTCCTTTCAGCTGGCTTCACCATCAGTTTGAAGTCACCAACGATTTAAAAGAAAATAACTGGTTTGTAAGAAATGTACTGGGAAATTTCAACTTTCACGTTGCCCACCATCTTTTTCCAAATTACAGTTATGCTTATTATAATGAAATTACAGAAGAAATCGAACAGTTTGCCAGAGAACATAATCTCGGCTATAAACGGTTTCCGATTTTTACCGCTTTGGGCAAACATGTCGATTTGCTGAAGCAAAATGCGAATAATGCATATTTTATTTTAGAAGAATAA
- a CDS encoding homocysteine S-methyltransferase family protein, which translates to MKNSEQLYKALSERILILDGAMGTMLQRYKFEEEDYRGERFKNWEHPVKGNNDLLSLTQPQAIEEVHKKYLEAGADIIETNTFSGTTIAMADYHMEDLVYELNYESAKIARKACDEYTAKNPEKPRFVAGSIGPTNRTASLSPDVNDPGYRAITFDELRIAYKQQCEALLDGGSDILLVETIFDTLNAKAALFAIDELQDERNIKIPIMVSGTITDASGRTLSGQTAEAFLISVSHLNLLSVGFNCALGANQLTPYLETLAHNSEFAVSAYPNAGLPNAFGKYDETPEDMASQIKEYVEKGLINIIGGCCGTTPEHIKAIADLVSQYPPRKLRELV; encoded by the coding sequence ATGAAAAATTCAGAACAACTATACAAAGCATTATCCGAAAGAATTTTAATTCTCGACGGAGCGATGGGAACCATGCTTCAGCGGTATAAATTCGAAGAAGAAGATTACCGTGGCGAACGTTTCAAAAACTGGGAACATCCGGTAAAAGGAAACAATGATTTGTTGTCTTTAACGCAGCCTCAAGCAATAGAAGAAGTTCACAAAAAATATCTTGAAGCGGGAGCAGACATCATCGAGACCAATACATTTTCAGGAACAACCATTGCCATGGCAGATTATCACATGGAAGATCTGGTTTACGAACTGAATTACGAATCTGCAAAAATTGCAAGAAAAGCCTGCGACGAGTACACCGCGAAAAATCCTGAAAAACCAAGATTTGTGGCAGGTTCCATCGGTCCAACCAATAGAACGGCAAGTTTAAGCCCCGATGTAAACGATCCCGGATACAGAGCCATTACTTTTGATGAACTGAGAATTGCTTACAAACAGCAATGCGAAGCTTTATTAGACGGAGGCTCTGATATTTTGTTGGTGGAAACCATTTTCGATACATTGAATGCAAAAGCGGCACTTTTCGCCATTGACGAACTTCAGGACGAAAGAAATATCAAAATTCCGATCATGGTTTCAGGAACCATTACCGATGCTTCAGGAAGAACATTGAGCGGACAGACTGCGGAAGCGTTTCTGATCTCAGTTTCCCATTTAAACCTTTTAAGTGTAGGTTTTAACTGCGCTTTGGGAGCAAATCAATTAACGCCTTATTTGGAGACTTTAGCCCACAATTCAGAATTTGCTGTTTCAGCTTATCCGAATGCGGGTTTACCCAATGCTTTCGGAAAGTATGATGAGACACCGGAAGATATGGCGAGTCAGATCAAAGAATATGTGGAAAAAGGATTAATCAACATCATTGGAGGCTGCTGCGGAACAACGCCGGAACACATCAAGGCAATTGCAGATCTGGTTTCGCAATATCCGCCAAGAAAATTGAGAGAATTGGTCTAA
- a CDS encoding O-succinylhomoserine sulfhydrylase yields the protein MENENFETFAIRTQTERTQFDEHSTPLYLTSSFIFQDAEDMRASFAEEKQKNLYSRFSNPNVTEFTDKIAKMEGAEAGYAFATGMAAIYSTFATLLNAGDHIVSCQSVFGSTHTLFTKYFPKWNIETTYFKAEDAENVEQYIQPNTKILYLETPTNPAIEVLDLEFFGQIAKKHNLIFIVDNCFATPYLQQPIKYGADIVVHSATKLIDGQGRVLGGVAVGREDLIREIYLFARNTGPAMSPFNAWVLSKSLETLAIRVEKHCENALKVAEFLESHPNVELVKYPFLKSHPSYEIAKKQMRLGGNIVAFEIKGGIEGGRNFLDKIKMCSLSANLGDTRTIVTHPASTTHSKLSDEERNEVGITAGLVRCSVGLENVEDIIADLRQALD from the coding sequence ATGGAAAACGAAAATTTTGAAACCTTTGCCATAAGAACCCAGACTGAAAGAACCCAGTTTGATGAGCATTCAACCCCTTTGTATCTCACATCCAGCTTTATTTTTCAGGATGCGGAAGACATGAGAGCGAGCTTCGCGGAAGAAAAACAAAAAAATTTATACAGTCGTTTTTCCAATCCGAACGTAACAGAATTTACCGATAAAATTGCTAAAATGGAAGGTGCAGAAGCAGGGTATGCTTTCGCCACAGGAATGGCAGCGATTTACTCCACATTTGCCACTTTGTTAAATGCCGGAGATCATATTGTGAGCTGTCAGTCGGTTTTTGGTTCTACGCACACGCTGTTCACAAAATATTTCCCGAAATGGAATATCGAAACAACCTATTTCAAAGCAGAAGACGCCGAAAATGTTGAACAATATATTCAGCCCAATACAAAAATTCTGTATCTGGAAACACCTACCAATCCTGCGATTGAAGTGTTGGATTTAGAGTTTTTCGGACAGATTGCAAAGAAGCATAACTTAATTTTTATTGTGGATAACTGCTTTGCCACACCTTATTTGCAACAGCCGATAAAATACGGAGCAGACATTGTGGTTCATTCCGCAACCAAATTAATTGACGGGCAAGGTCGTGTCTTAGGCGGAGTAGCGGTCGGAAGAGAAGATTTAATTCGTGAAATCTATCTTTTCGCCAGAAATACAGGGCCTGCAATGTCTCCTTTCAACGCTTGGGTTTTGTCTAAAAGTCTCGAAACATTGGCAATTCGTGTAGAAAAACATTGTGAAAACGCTTTAAAAGTGGCTGAGTTTCTTGAAAGTCATCCAAATGTAGAATTGGTAAAATATCCGTTCTTAAAATCTCATCCAAGCTACGAAATTGCTAAAAAGCAAATGAGATTAGGCGGAAACATCGTTGCTTTCGAAATCAAAGGCGGAATTGAAGGCGGAAGAAACTTTTTAGATAAAATAAAAATGTGTTCCCTTTCCGCAAATTTAGGCGACACGAGAACCATAGTAACGCATCCTGCTTCTACAACGCACTCCAAATTATCCGATGAAGAAAGAAACGAAGTCGGAATTACTGCAGGTCTGGTTCGTTGCTCGGTAGGTCTGGAAAATGTGGAAGATATCATTGCAGATTTAAGACAGGCATTGGATTAA
- a CDS encoding ACT domain-containing protein codes for MSKINANEIKFLKNRSIIKFEGEDFLGEIGIDGRIFKALTLARISVGVISQQAIENGISILVHENDSEKAVNCLIDEFESERKSGKVSQIYSINNVSVLGFVAEDFNKVLAELARNNVFPLLLNQIAAEKRVNIVVTSSQDEKAKNIIESEISKKPKTVHLAIIGHGNVGKTLIKQVLESSEEIKRRKKIDLKVVAVANSRKIAFNKKGFDSNWNDEVLTAEKPSDVQELIKFSKENQLENLIVVDNTASKDFVKNYHTLAENGFDLVSSNKIFNTLPISEYRQLRYTLNKNNRRYLYETNVGAGLPLIDTIKLLHLSGENITRIKGVFSGTLSYVFNNFSLRDDNFSTIINEALEKGYTEPDPREDLSGNDVARKLLILARELDLINEFEDIKIQNLVPESLLSVSKSEFLSRLDELNAEYQKIKENQEEGHVLRYVGDLHGDLQKEKGELDVKLISVPATSALGQLKGSDSIFEIYTESYGENPIVIMGAGAGAIVTARGVFGDILRVSETK; via the coding sequence ATGAGTAAGATTAATGCTAACGAAATAAAATTTTTAAAAAACAGATCCATCATCAAATTTGAAGGAGAAGATTTCTTAGGTGAAATCGGGATTGACGGACGAATTTTTAAAGCGCTGACTTTGGCGCGAATCAGTGTAGGAGTAATTTCCCAGCAGGCAATTGAAAACGGAATCTCCATTTTAGTTCATGAAAATGATTCCGAAAAAGCAGTCAATTGTCTGATTGACGAATTTGAATCAGAAAGAAAATCAGGGAAAGTTTCCCAGATTTACAGCATCAATAATGTGTCGGTTTTAGGATTTGTTGCAGAAGACTTCAACAAAGTTTTAGCGGAACTCGCGAGAAATAATGTTTTCCCGTTGCTTTTAAACCAGATTGCAGCCGAAAAACGTGTAAATATCGTTGTGACATCTTCACAGGACGAAAAAGCAAAAAATATCATCGAATCTGAAATTTCTAAAAAACCGAAAACCGTTCATCTGGCAATTATCGGTCACGGAAACGTAGGAAAAACTTTGATAAAGCAGGTTTTGGAATCTTCAGAAGAAATTAAAAGACGAAAAAAAATAGACCTGAAAGTAGTTGCAGTTGCCAATTCCAGAAAAATAGCCTTTAACAAAAAAGGATTTGACAGCAATTGGAATGATGAGGTTTTAACGGCAGAAAAGCCTTCCGATGTTCAGGAACTCATTAAGTTTTCCAAAGAAAATCAGCTTGAAAATTTAATCGTTGTGGATAACACAGCAAGCAAAGACTTCGTAAAAAATTACCACACATTAGCAGAAAACGGCTTCGATCTCGTTTCTTCCAACAAAATTTTCAACACCCTTCCCATTTCAGAATACCGTCAACTAAGATATACGTTGAACAAAAACAACAGACGCTATCTCTACGAAACCAATGTGGGAGCAGGTTTACCATTGATCGACACCATTAAACTTCTACACCTTTCAGGAGAAAATATTACCAGAATTAAAGGCGTTTTCTCAGGAACATTAAGCTATGTCTTCAATAATTTTTCTTTGAGAGATGATAACTTTTCCACCATCATCAATGAAGCGTTGGAAAAAGGATATACAGAACCCGATCCGAGAGAAGACCTGTCAGGAAACGATGTGGCAAGAAAATTATTGATTTTAGCTAGAGAATTAGACCTAATCAACGAATTCGAAGATATTAAAATTCAGAATCTGGTTCCGGAAAGTCTGCTTTCTGTTTCTAAGTCAGAATTCCTTTCAAGACTGGACGAATTAAATGCGGAATATCAGAAAATCAAAGAAAATCAGGAAGAAGGACACGTTTTAAGATATGTGGGAGATCTTCACGGAGATTTGCAGAAAGAAAAAGGAGAATTGGATGTGAAGTTAATTTCCGTTCCGGCAACCTCCGCGTTAGGACAGTTAAAAGGCTCAGACTCAATCTTCGAAATCTACACCGAAAGTTACGGTGAAAACCCAATCGTTATCATGGGAGCCGGAGCCGGAGCAATTGTCACAGCAAGAGGCGTTTTCGGAGACATTTTAAGAGTAAGTGAAACAAAATAA
- a CDS encoding alpha/beta fold hydrolase has product MKTELKHINFSYRTDSQKKYNIPLSYQLFGKDLFSAPIILVNHALTGNSNVSGEKGWWKQLIGKHQVIDIDQYTVLCFNIPGNGFDDFFIDEYEDFTPSDIANIFLKGLEILNIKSLHAIIGGSLGGGIGWEMLVKNPKLTEIFIPVACDFKTHDWLHAQCLVQKFLLNQNDEPLQKARIHAMLCYRTPESLNSRFQNRYNQEKQRLESEDWLIYHGKALNERFSLKSYKLMNHLLMNINSNEEYLDKIQARMHMISVDTDLFFPASEIRMCFEKLKEKNKDVFYHEITSVHGHDAFLMEYKQLNTIIKNILKNE; this is encoded by the coding sequence TTGAAAACAGAACTTAAACATATTAATTTTTCGTATCGTACCGATTCCCAAAAGAAATACAATATCCCGTTGAGCTATCAGCTTTTCGGGAAAGACCTGTTTTCTGCTCCGATCATTTTAGTGAATCATGCTTTAACCGGAAATTCCAATGTTTCCGGAGAAAAAGGATGGTGGAAACAACTGATTGGAAAACATCAGGTAATCGATATCGACCAATATACCGTTCTGTGTTTCAATATTCCCGGAAACGGATTTGATGATTTTTTTATTGATGAATATGAAGATTTCACGCCTTCAGATATAGCAAACATATTTTTGAAAGGTCTTGAAATTTTAAATATTAAAAGTTTACACGCCATTATAGGAGGTTCTTTGGGAGGCGGAATTGGTTGGGAAATGCTAGTGAAAAATCCAAAACTTACCGAAATTTTCATCCCTGTAGCCTGCGATTTTAAAACCCACGACTGGCTGCATGCACAATGTCTGGTTCAGAAATTTTTACTAAACCAAAACGATGAACCATTGCAAAAAGCAAGAATTCATGCGATGTTGTGTTACAGAACTCCTGAGTCGTTAAATAGCAGATTTCAAAACAGATATAATCAGGAAAAGCAGAGATTAGAGTCGGAAGACTGGCTTATTTATCACGGAAAAGCTTTAAACGAAAGATTCAGTTTAAAATCATATAAACTTATGAATCATTTGCTGATGAACATCAATTCCAATGAAGAATATTTGGATAAAATTCAGGCGCGAATGCACATGATCTCCGTAGATACAGATTTATTTTTCCCCGCTTCAGAAATCCGGATGTGTTTTGAAAAGCTGAAAGAGAAAAATAAAGATGTTTTCTATCACGAGATCACCTCAGTTCATGGGCACGATGCCTTCTTAATGGAATATAAACAATTAAATACGATCATTAAAAATATTTTGAAAAATGAGTAA